CCCAGTTCATCGTCGACAACCGCGCAGGCGCCAGCGGTGCGATCGGTAGCGACCTGGTAGCCAAGGGTTCGCCGGACGGCTACACCCTGCTGGTGCAGTCGCCGACGTTGCTTGCCAACGCACTGATCAACCGGCGCGTGCCTTACGACCCGATCCGGGACTTCCGCCCGATAGCGATGCTCGGATCGGTGCCGATGGTGCTCACCGTACACCCGTCCGTGCCTGCCAAGAACCTCAAAGAGTTCATGGAGCTGGCTCGAAAGGATCCAAAAAGGTACTCCTTTGGCACCTCGGCGCTTGGCTCTCCTATGCACTTGGCGCAAGAGGCATTGAAGAAGGCAGGCGGTCTGGAGATCCCCATCATCATCTACAAGGGGACCGCCGGGGCACTCAACGACGCGCTGGGAGGCCAGATCAGTGGAATGATCGATGCGATTCCGTCCTCAGCCGCCCACATCTCCTCGGGCAAGCTCAAGCCATTGGCGGTGACAACGGCGAAACGTATCGCCGCGCTGCCGAACGTGCCTACCGTCGCTGAATCCGGCTATCCTGACTTCGAGATGCTGTCGTGGTACGGCCTGTGGGCGCCGCAAGGCCTCCCCGAGCCGATCGCGAAGAAGCTCGAGGGGCTCGTGCAGAAGGCAATGGCGTCGAAGGCCGTCAATGAACGCCTCGCGCCCCAGAACTTCGACGCCAAGGTGCTCGCTGGCGACCAGTTCGCGAACTTCCTCACCGGCCAACTGGCCACCTACTCGCGCATCGTCAAAGACGCGAACATCACTGCCGAGTGATCGACCGATGGGCGCATCCATTCACCTAGAAGACAAGGACCATTCCTTGTTGCAGGACGTCCGCTTCCTGGGCCGCATACTCGGGGAGGTTATCCAGCAGACGGAAGGGGCCGCGGTCTTCGAGCTGGTGGAGAGCATCCGCCAGCATGCGGTTGCCGCGCGGCTGGGGAGCGCGGTTGAAGCGCAGAGCCT
This genomic window from Ramlibacter pinisoli contains:
- a CDS encoding Bug family tripartite tricarboxylate transporter substrate binding protein, with product MKRLALFALALAAVLGFTAPASAQAWPDKPVRIVVPYQAGGTVDLVARVLAQSLSEQTGTQFIVDNRAGASGAIGSDLVAKGSPDGYTLLVQSPTLLANALINRRVPYDPIRDFRPIAMLGSVPMVLTVHPSVPAKNLKEFMELARKDPKRYSFGTSALGSPMHLAQEALKKAGGLEIPIIIYKGTAGALNDALGGQISGMIDAIPSSAAHISSGKLKPLAVTTAKRIAALPNVPTVAESGYPDFEMLSWYGLWAPQGLPEPIAKKLEGLVQKAMASKAVNERLAPQNFDAKVLAGDQFANFLTGQLATYSRIVKDANITAE